Proteins from a genomic interval of Clostridium sp. 'deep sea':
- a CDS encoding FMN-binding protein codes for MKKKITIAVIITAIVSSFVVLVIIATILRPTPLNIEKINFELVADGKYIGICQNKILVAVVCIEVYENEVVKIEILKHKPSYMHYASQIADAVVKKQSLEVDVIAGATLTCDTVKKAIENALLKGF; via the coding sequence GTGAAGAAAAAAATAACTATAGCTGTAATCATAACAGCCATTGTATCAAGCTTTGTTGTACTTGTTATTATTGCCACAATACTAAGACCAACACCACTTAATATTGAAAAAATTAATTTTGAGTTGGTAGCCGACGGCAAATACATAGGGATTTGTCAAAATAAAATTTTAGTGGCTGTTGTATGTATTGAAGTTTATGAAAATGAAGTAGTTAAGATTGAAATTTTAAAACATAAACCGTCTTATATGCATTATGCTAGTCAGATAGCTGATGCAGTAGTAAAAAAACAATCATTAGAAGTTGATGTAATAGCAGGTGCAACATTAACCTGTGATACTGTAAAAAAAGCTATTGAAAATGCGTTGTTGAAAGGATTTTAA
- a CDS encoding HAMP domain-containing sensor histidine kinase has product MPIYIVFFLILFILGTLGIAFFLHIVNIEKPNGETATSAWPKTFTKNFSTEIIIVKDEVLLKNSGIEKLEKYGLWFQLLDTSGKEIIAYNTAPDLKTEYTVFELLDITGGKQTNKTETVFAGVYVKQGIECTYLIGFPVNISKVIMYLNGEHFTNGKSIVVTILFAVCVFIMLFGFFYGLWITRKMQKITKSVFEIALRTYTPIKQVGLFEDVYVSLNQLDSEIQASDELRDNTELLRKEWIEGITHDLKTPLSPIKGYGELLTNTQYEISTSDIRKYGNVILKNINYTESLINDLKLIYQMENGTTNTRISKVNIVRQLKEIIIDLLNTPEYENCKINFISSSNEIYTELDISLFRRAISNIIINAIIHNAKDTDILVTIELNDNILISIQDNGTGLTTEEQKKLFTRYYRGTNTEAKPEGTGLGMGIVKQIVELHDGKIEVDSIYGEGTRITISLPHSN; this is encoded by the coding sequence ATGCCTATCTATATTGTATTTTTTTTAATACTTTTTATTTTGGGTACATTAGGTATAGCGTTTTTCTTACATATAGTTAATATTGAAAAACCAAATGGTGAAACTGCAACAAGTGCATGGCCAAAGACATTTACAAAGAATTTTTCAACAGAGATAATTATTGTTAAAGATGAGGTACTCTTAAAAAATAGTGGAATTGAAAAACTAGAGAAATATGGTTTATGGTTTCAGCTTCTTGATACAAGTGGTAAAGAAATAATAGCATATAATACAGCCCCAGATCTTAAAACAGAATATACTGTTTTTGAACTTTTAGATATTACAGGTGGTAAACAAACTAATAAAACCGAAACTGTATTTGCAGGCGTATATGTTAAGCAAGGAATTGAATGTACATATCTCATTGGCTTTCCTGTTAACATATCAAAAGTTATTATGTATTTAAATGGTGAACACTTTACAAATGGTAAATCAATTGTGGTTACTATTTTATTTGCAGTATGTGTTTTTATTATGTTGTTTGGATTTTTTTATGGATTATGGATTACTAGAAAGATGCAAAAAATAACAAAATCAGTGTTTGAAATAGCTTTACGAACCTATACTCCCATAAAGCAAGTTGGATTATTTGAAGATGTTTATGTGAGTTTAAACCAATTAGATAGTGAAATACAAGCTAGTGATGAACTAAGAGATAATACTGAGCTTCTGCGTAAAGAATGGATTGAAGGTATTACCCATGATTTAAAAACACCATTGTCACCAATTAAAGGTTATGGAGAGCTACTTACTAACACCCAGTATGAGATAAGCACCAGTGATATTCGCAAATACGGTAATGTAATACTAAAAAATATAAATTACACAGAGTCGCTAATTAACGACTTAAAATTGATATATCAAATGGAAAATGGAACTACTAATACCCGTATCAGTAAAGTAAATATTGTAAGACAGCTAAAGGAAATAATTATCGACCTCCTAAATACACCAGAATATGAAAATTGTAAAATAAACTTTATTAGTAGTAGCAATGAGATTTATACTGAATTGGATATATCTTTATTCCGTAGGGCTATTTCAAATATTATTATCAATGCTATAATACATAATGCAAAAGATACAGATATATTAGTAACTATTGAATTAAACGATAATATTTTAATTTCTATTCAAGATAATGGAACAGGGCTTACTACTGAAGAGCAAAAAAAATTATTTACCCGTTATTATCGTGGTACTAATACAGAAGCAAAACCCGAGGGTACCGGTTTAGGAATGGGAATTGTTAAACAAATTGTTGAGTTACATGATGGCAAAATTGAGGTTGATAGTATTTATGGTGAAGGCACAAGAATTACTATTTCATTACCTCATTCAAATTAA
- a CDS encoding IS256 family transposase — protein MKTARQQLLREIISEGKLQTSEDVHNYLRDLFKDTLQEMLEVELETSLGYEKRERKDKQTKNKRNGYTSKKVKTKYGELAIEVPRDRDGEFEPKVVPKHKRDISGIEENVISLYARGMSTRDIHDQLKDIYGIKLSAEMVSKITDKIIPKINEWQNRPLDDIYPFVFMDAIHYKVREDGQIKSKAAYVVLGVTIDGKKDILGIWIGENESSKFWLTILNSLKNRGVKDVLIFSIDGLKGLKEAIQASYPNAEVQRCIIHQLRYTFKFVNYKDRKEFARDFKQVYRAVNEEVAFETLTELGEKWSKKYPYAITSWESNWDILSPFFKFPLAIRRIMYTTNIIEGVHRQFRKVTKTKSVFPTNKSLEKMLYLASQNIMEKWTTRYRDWDNVLNQLMIFYGERLAAFALR, from the coding sequence ATGAAAACAGCACGTCAGCAATTGCTAAGAGAGATAATTAGTGAAGGTAAACTACAAACATCAGAAGATGTGCATAACTATTTAAGAGACCTATTCAAAGATACCCTACAGGAAATGCTTGAAGTAGAGTTAGAGACAAGCTTAGGATATGAAAAAAGAGAGCGTAAGGATAAACAAACAAAGAACAAACGTAATGGCTATACCTCAAAAAAAGTAAAAACAAAATATGGGGAACTAGCAATTGAAGTACCTAGGGATCGAGATGGAGAATTTGAACCTAAGGTAGTACCTAAGCATAAACGAGATATTTCAGGTATAGAAGAAAATGTAATATCACTATATGCTAGAGGTATGTCAACAAGAGATATACATGACCAACTAAAAGACATATATGGTATAAAATTATCAGCAGAAATGGTTAGTAAAATAACAGATAAAATTATTCCTAAAATAAATGAATGGCAAAATAGACCTTTAGACGACATCTATCCATTTGTATTTATGGATGCAATTCACTATAAAGTGAGAGAAGATGGTCAAATTAAGAGTAAAGCAGCTTATGTAGTATTAGGAGTAACAATTGATGGTAAAAAAGACATATTAGGTATCTGGATAGGTGAAAATGAATCTTCAAAGTTCTGGCTAACAATACTTAATTCACTCAAGAACCGAGGAGTCAAAGATGTGCTAATATTTAGTATAGACGGGTTAAAAGGTCTAAAAGAAGCCATACAAGCCTCATATCCAAACGCTGAAGTACAAAGATGTATTATACATCAGTTAAGATACACCTTTAAATTTGTTAATTATAAGGATAGAAAAGAGTTTGCTAGAGATTTCAAACAAGTATATAGAGCAGTCAATGAAGAAGTTGCTTTTGAAACTCTTACTGAGCTAGGTGAAAAGTGGAGCAAGAAATACCCATACGCTATAACTAGTTGGGAGTCAAATTGGGATATACTATCTCCATTTTTCAAGTTTCCTTTAGCAATTAGAAGAATTATGTATACTACCAATATTATTGAGGGTGTTCATAGACAGTTTAGAAAAGTAACTAAAACTAAGTCAGTCTTTCCAACTAATAAATCACTTGAAAAAATGCTTTATTTGGCTAGTCAAAATATTATGGAAAAATGGACTACCAGATATAGGGATTGGGATAATGTCCTTAATCAGCTGATGATTTTCTATGGCGAAAGGCTTGCTGCTTTTGCTTTAAGATGA
- a CDS encoding GNAT family N-acetyltransferase, with protein MDVKIEIRAMEEADLDQALDLWKVSFNAGFSSSFDTKDRLSYYLNRNPSLSSVACLENGKLVAALLCGHDGRRGSIYHTAVYNEYRKKGIGRKMEERSLLELNKIGITTGFLFINTNNPGSKNFWQSLGWKVINDVKRL; from the coding sequence TTGGATGTAAAAATTGAAATTAGAGCTATGGAAGAAGCTGATTTAGATCAAGCTTTAGATTTATGGAAAGTATCTTTTAATGCTGGTTTTTCATCGAGTTTTGATACAAAAGATAGATTAAGCTACTATTTAAACAGAAACCCCTCTTTAAGTTCTGTGGCATGTTTAGAAAACGGTAAACTTGTTGCAGCACTTTTATGTGGTCATGATGGTAGGCGAGGCTCTATATATCACACTGCCGTATATAATGAATACCGAAAAAAAGGTATTGGCAGAAAAATGGAAGAGCGTTCTTTATTAGAGCTAAATAAAATAGGCATTACTACAGGTTTTCTTTTTATAAATACTAACAATCCTGGCTCTAAAAATTTTTGGCAATCACTAGGGTGGAAAGTTATTAATGATGTAAAGAGACTGTAA
- a CDS encoding ABC transporter permease, giving the protein MAAVVFILSIVLPRIGQYLGRKVLFITGGFSIAGLLAATIILMPLFISGMSRILERIYGITLGNEGWLVARNMRGNKNINQNIILLFISISAIIAIGIIVNFVQVYVGDVFNGAKLDGFTDAPMTKDFVSKISQLHGIDEILPVHVLNNQIFLDGSKLSRVEATADIREYADMFAITYGKKQIDEKFNEGRNILLASNCMKRLNIKTGDTVSLSLGSQSFQYFVLGSYKTRATNKEAIISSYNATQDFGAESYGLVAYTSNNPEVVMVQIRDLFGNKRHWSRTVKEFNDDAFATINAFLQPMKNLTWFIFILAIVGIINNLLINHIQKRHTIAIYKSVGMSNSQQITMTLIESFSVGLMAAIIAIIVSLLEIKTIFLVAGPKIAMQPELELGTFLFAGALGIGITLIGSVVPIIKSKNMKIVDELKFK; this is encoded by the coding sequence TTGGCAGCTGTAGTATTTATACTTTCTATAGTACTGCCACGTATTGGGCAATATTTAGGAAGAAAAGTTTTATTTATTACTGGTGGATTTTCAATTGCAGGTCTTTTAGCTGCAACTATTATTCTTATGCCACTATTTATATCTGGCATGTCCCGCATACTGGAGCGTATTTATGGTATAACCCTTGGCAATGAAGGGTGGTTGGTGGCACGCAATATGCGAGGCAATAAAAATATTAATCAGAATATTATCTTATTGTTTATAAGCATTTCTGCGATTATAGCTATTGGCATAATTGTGAATTTTGTTCAAGTATATGTAGGAGATGTTTTTAACGGCGCAAAATTAGATGGATTTACTGACGCACCCATGACTAAAGATTTTGTAAGTAAAATAAGTCAATTGCATGGCATAGATGAGATTTTGCCCGTTCATGTTTTAAATAATCAAATTTTTCTTGATGGCTCTAAGTTATCTCGGGTAGAGGCTACAGCAGATATTCGTGAATATGCTGATATGTTTGCTATTACCTATGGTAAAAAGCAGATTGATGAAAAATTTAACGAGGGCAGAAATATTTTATTAGCTAGTAATTGTATGAAGAGACTGAACATAAAAACAGGGGATACAGTATCACTATCGTTAGGTAGTCAAAGTTTTCAATATTTTGTGCTAGGTAGTTATAAAACTCGTGCCACCAATAAAGAAGCTATTATTTCATCTTATAATGCCACCCAAGATTTTGGGGCGGAAAGCTATGGGCTTGTGGCTTATACTTCAAACAATCCTGAGGTTGTAATGGTTCAGATACGAGATTTATTCGGCAATAAAAGACATTGGAGCAGAACAGTTAAAGAGTTTAATGATGATGCATTTGCAACCATTAATGCATTTTTACAACCAATGAAAAACTTGACGTGGTTTATTTTCATACTAGCAATAGTGGGAATTATTAATAATCTTTTGATTAATCATATTCAAAAGCGACATACTATTGCAATATATAAATCCGTAGGAATGAGTAATTCACAACAGATAACTATGACATTAATCGAATCGTTTTCAGTAGGATTAATGGCAGCTATAATCGCTATTATTGTATCACTATTAGAAATTAAAACAATCTTTCTTGTAGCAGGACCCAAAATAGCTATGCAACCTGAACTTGAACTAGGCACTTTTTTATTTGCTGGTGCACTGGGCATAGGTATTACGCTAATAGGATCAGTTGTTCCTATTATAAAGAGCAAAAATATGAAAATTGTTGATGAATTAAAGTTTAAATAA
- a CDS encoding ABC transporter ATP-binding protein → MNKYAIEAKNIIKNYIVGNVVSHVLCNVSIGIVPGEFACIVGSSGSGKSTLLYVLSGLDSPTSGSVLMNGRDISQFNDTQKSIMRRKDIGFIFQFYNLVPNLNVAENILLPVLLDSKKVDNHYEKQLKELLEIVGLTDKRYHTPRELSGGQQQRVAIARALINEPAIIFADEPTGNLDSKTSTEILSILQEINTEKNKTILMVTHSKQAAQYGNRLISVCDGIVG, encoded by the coding sequence ATGAATAAATATGCAATTGAAGCAAAAAACATTATAAAAAATTATATTGTGGGCAATGTGGTATCTCATGTTTTGTGTAATGTATCTATTGGAATTGTGCCCGGTGAGTTTGCCTGTATTGTTGGCTCTTCTGGTTCAGGTAAAAGTACACTATTATATGTTTTAAGCGGATTAGACAGTCCCACTAGTGGAAGTGTTTTAATGAATGGTCGAGACATATCGCAGTTTAACGATACTCAAAAAAGTATTATGAGACGAAAAGATATTGGTTTTATATTTCAGTTTTATAATTTAGTTCCTAATCTCAATGTTGCTGAGAATATCCTTTTACCAGTCTTACTAGATTCTAAAAAAGTAGATAACCATTATGAAAAACAACTTAAAGAGTTATTAGAGATTGTTGGTCTTACAGACAAACGTTATCATACACCGCGTGAATTATCTGGAGGTCAACAGCAACGGGTAGCAATTGCTCGTGCTCTTATTAACGAGCCAGCTATTATTTTTGCTGATGAGCCTACTGGAAATCTGGACAGTAAAACCAGCACTGAAATACTCTCTATTTTGCAAGAAATAAATACCGAAAAAAATAAGACTATTTTAATGGTTACACACTCAAAACAAGCCGCACAGTATGGAAATAGGCTGATATCTGTTTGTGATGGCATTGTAGGGTAA
- a CDS encoding response regulator transcription factor, whose protein sequence is MINKILLVDDEKSITSLLDDVLRREGFQNIKKAHNGKDAISQSREYSPDIIILDIMLPDMDGFEVCKQIRQFTYCPILFLSSKNDELDKLLGLVIGGDDYITKPFSPREVVYRIKAQLRRLKYMQIAHQDINSKISIGSLLVDIEANCVYKHDKEIGLTAREYKLLLYLAENANKIISKERLYEQVWGQDSFGSENTMMVHIRHLREKIEDEPSNPRLLVTVKGLGYKLVKKN, encoded by the coding sequence ATGATTAATAAAATTTTGTTAGTAGATGATGAGAAAAGCATTACATCATTGCTTGATGACGTACTGAGAAGAGAAGGCTTTCAAAACATAAAAAAAGCACACAATGGAAAAGATGCTATTAGCCAAAGTCGTGAATATAGTCCAGATATTATTATCTTAGATATTATGTTGCCAGATATGGATGGTTTTGAAGTTTGTAAACAAATCCGTCAATTTACATATTGTCCTATCCTATTTTTATCTTCAAAAAACGATGAACTAGATAAACTTCTTGGTCTTGTTATAGGGGGTGACGACTATATTACAAAGCCCTTTAGCCCTCGAGAGGTAGTTTATCGTATAAAGGCACAACTTCGCCGACTAAAATATATGCAGATTGCACATCAGGACATAAACAGTAAAATTAGTATTGGTTCATTGCTGGTAGACATAGAAGCAAACTGTGTTTATAAACATGATAAGGAAATTGGTCTCACTGCTCGTGAATATAAATTGCTTTTATATTTAGCTGAGAATGCAAATAAAATTATCAGTAAAGAAAGATTATATGAACAAGTATGGGGACAAGATAGTTTTGGTAGTGAAAATACAATGATGGTACATATTCGGCATTTACGTGAAAAGATAGAAGATGAACCTTCTAATCCTCGTTTGCTGGTAACTGTAAAGGGATTAGGCTATAAGTTGGTGAAAAAAAATTAA
- a CDS encoding FtsX-like permease family protein — translation MKIVLKYIVNNIKSKKMRTAVMLLSIILSTTLLFVSLSVGDSYAEAQKKMSRGMAGSAELSISHKANDFDTQGKIIKDYILKISDVHHVVGIIETGALYKKDGYYENFDIIAADLTEFSKINEPRLLNKSKITNFTEKTIILPERFTSKFNIKQGDSFAIWIKGELNEFVVGAIAAYDTVFLRHTRGTTALVPLETLSTIIGSGEGYSRLLIEPVQGVKTADLQTQLKEKLPNQYAVHRVINEKKVDTSAREKSLPFFLISFFSLTVSIFIIYSSYKVITLERLPVFGTFRSIGATKKTVTNILILESFVYGAVGSVLSIPVSFITLRILLNGLGNTLSQGVAIPMIISPINVIIACSVTILVSVLSSLIPIKRTSRIPVKDIILGKVEEKTVSRKK, via the coding sequence ATGAAAATTGTTTTAAAATATATTGTAAACAATATTAAGAGCAAAAAAATGCGAACAGCGGTTATGTTGTTGTCTATTATTCTTTCAACTACGCTCCTGTTTGTTTCCTTATCTGTTGGTGACAGTTATGCCGAGGCTCAAAAAAAAATGTCTCGAGGAATGGCTGGAAGTGCAGAATTATCTATATCACATAAAGCAAATGATTTTGACACACAAGGCAAGATTATTAAAGATTATATATTAAAAATTTCTGATGTTCATCATGTTGTAGGTATAATTGAGACTGGTGCACTGTATAAAAAAGATGGTTATTATGAAAATTTTGATATTATTGCAGCAGACCTTACTGAGTTTTCAAAAATTAATGAGCCTCGCTTGCTTAATAAAAGCAAAATAACTAATTTCACTGAAAAAACTATAATATTACCAGAAAGATTCACTTCTAAGTTCAATATAAAGCAAGGAGACAGCTTTGCTATATGGATTAAGGGTGAGCTTAATGAATTTGTTGTTGGTGCAATAGCAGCTTACGATACAGTGTTTTTACGACATACCCGAGGAACAACTGCCCTTGTACCACTTGAAACTCTTTCCACAATTATTGGTTCAGGTGAGGGTTATAGTAGACTACTTATTGAACCTGTACAGGGCGTTAAAACAGCTGATTTACAAACACAGTTAAAAGAAAAACTACCTAATCAATATGCTGTACATCGTGTAATTAATGAAAAAAAAGTAGATACAAGTGCACGAGAAAAGTCACTACCATTTTTTTTAATAAGTTTTTTTTCCTTAACTGTGAGTATATTTATAATATACAGCAGCTATAAGGTAATTACACTAGAGCGTCTGCCTGTGTTTGGTACGTTTAGAAGCATTGGAGCTACAAAAAAAACAGTTACAAATATATTAATATTAGAGAGCTTTGTTTATGGTGCAGTTGGTTCGGTACTTAGCATTCCTGTTAGTTTTATTACTTTACGAATTTTACTTAATGGACTTGGAAACACGCTATCTCAAGGTGTAGCTATTCCCATGATTATTTCACCTATAAACGTTATTATTGCATGTAGTGTAACAATTTTAGTATCTGTGTTGAGTTCCCTCATTCCCATAAAACGTACTAGCAGAATACCCGTTAAAGATATTATATTGGGAAAAGTTGAAGAAAAAACTGTATCCAGAAAAAAGTAA
- a CDS encoding ABC transporter ATP-binding protein, giving the protein MLKILKMISNNNNSKLYQISFISTLEALLGAVPFCVLYFILSSIIDNNFTLAKAHTYVLAIVVSVVLRAIVSFFSINFVRKSGAMMIRDLRLRVGEHIRKLSLGFFNNNDIGSLSNKTLECINRLEMLITIFLTELVSTFVLTIFVSIVLAFIDIKLVWTVLITIPIAFVMLIISRRVMGLHGSELYESSNRLSDGLLEFIQGIKYIKSFNNSSKKFDDLTEKMNDFKVKSLNIEGNLSPIMVLTGIAIDFGLVLLILVGAYQMIGGALSAKTLIIFMIISSKYFENLKTLAINSIKIKYLTIAGNSVQSILNEKVLDGTKTDVDFSNHDIVFNNVNFSYKSTSVLKGINLSIKENTLTAFVGPSGSGKTTMTHLIARFFDTNSGDIKIGGLKIKELDADRLLQEISMVFQNVILFRDTIYNNILIGRSNATYKEVIEAAKKSNCHDFISKLPQGYDTIVGENGSTLSGGEQQRISIARAILKDAPIVLLDEATASLDPENEIFIQNAISELLKNKTIIVIAHRLKTIKNADQIVVFDNGTIREKGTHAELLSYKQKYYTMWRTQQNAIGWQVDN; this is encoded by the coding sequence ATGCTAAAAATATTAAAAATGATATCAAATAACAATAACTCAAAGTTATATCAAATATCGTTTATCTCAACCCTGGAAGCCCTTTTAGGTGCAGTGCCATTTTGTGTTTTATATTTTATTTTAAGTAGTATAATAGATAACAATTTTACCCTAGCAAAAGCTCATACTTACGTGTTAGCTATAGTAGTTAGTGTTGTATTGAGAGCAATAGTTTCATTTTTTTCTATAAACTTTGTCAGAAAAAGTGGCGCTATGATGATAAGAGATTTACGGTTACGTGTAGGTGAACATATCAGAAAACTATCTCTGGGCTTCTTTAATAATAACGATATAGGAAGCTTATCTAATAAAACACTTGAGTGTATTAATAGATTAGAGATGTTAATAACAATATTTTTAACAGAATTAGTTTCTACTTTTGTATTAACAATATTTGTAAGCATAGTGCTTGCTTTTATAGACATTAAACTAGTGTGGACTGTTTTAATAACAATCCCTATTGCATTTGTTATGTTAATTATTAGTAGAAGAGTAATGGGTTTGCATGGATCAGAACTTTATGAATCATCTAACCGATTATCTGATGGATTACTGGAGTTTATACAGGGCATTAAATACATTAAGTCTTTTAATAACTCTAGCAAAAAATTCGATGACTTAACAGAAAAAATGAATGATTTTAAAGTAAAAAGCTTAAACATTGAAGGAAATCTCAGCCCTATAATGGTACTAACAGGAATTGCTATTGACTTTGGATTAGTGTTATTAATTTTAGTGGGAGCCTACCAAATGATTGGTGGTGCTTTAAGCGCCAAAACACTTATTATTTTTATGATTATTAGCTCTAAGTATTTTGAAAACTTAAAAACATTAGCAATTAATTCTATAAAAATTAAGTACCTAACAATTGCTGGCAACAGTGTACAAAGTATTTTAAATGAAAAAGTTTTAGACGGTACCAAAACAGATGTTGATTTTTCAAACCACGATATAGTATTTAATAACGTTAATTTTTCCTATAAAAGTACTTCAGTATTAAAAGGTATTAACTTATCTATAAAGGAAAATACGTTAACAGCTTTTGTGGGTCCATCGGGCTCAGGAAAAACTACCATGACACATTTAATCGCTCGATTTTTTGATACCAATAGTGGAGACATAAAAATTGGGGGTTTAAAAATTAAAGAGCTTGATGCCGATAGATTATTACAAGAGATTAGTATGGTTTTCCAAAATGTTATTTTATTTAGAGATACAATTTACAATAACATTTTAATAGGCAGATCAAATGCTACTTATAAAGAAGTTATTGAAGCAGCAAAAAAATCAAATTGTCACGATTTTATTAGTAAGTTACCACAAGGCTACGATACTATAGTTGGTGAAAACGGCTCAACCTTGTCGGGTGGCGAACAGCAAAGAATATCTATTGCAAGGGCTATACTTAAAGATGCACCTATTGTTTTATTAGATGAAGCAACCGCTTCTTTAGATCCCGAAAATGAAATATTTATTCAAAATGCAATTTCAGAGTTACTAAAAAACAAAACTATAATTGTTATTGCACATAGATTAAAAACCATTAAAAATGCAGATCAAATAGTTGTTTTTGATAATGGAACAATTAGAGAAAAAGGAACTCACGCTGAATTATTAAGCTACAAACAAAAATACTACACAATGTGGAGAACTCAGCAAAATGCAATAGGCTGGCAAGTTGATAATTAA